From Aegilops tauschii subsp. strangulata cultivar AL8/78 chromosome 5, Aet v6.0, whole genome shotgun sequence:
TCTGCTTAAGTTTACTCCCACTGCTGATCCGCACCGAATAAGGATAAAGCCAATCGGACGGACACACCCCTCACCCTGCCGACCACGCGAGCGGAACAGAGCcagccacacacacacacaccacaccGTCGACTTCCCTAGCTTAGACTATTCGGCGTGAGTCACCCCCAATGATTCCTCTCCCCCCTGCTCCCTCATCCACCCGTCCAGAACAGTCGGCACCATCGATGTCGACGGCGACGTCCCAGCGCCTACACGTACGTGTACACCCCCGCACCCCCCTGACTTTATCTCGCCGACATGGTCACGGCCCTCCTATAAAATCACCACACCCGACACTGCTAAATCAACAACACTCATCACCGCCAACCATCAGCTTTCAATCTAGCTACCAGTTCCAGTTTAGCACACAGATTTTTTCCTCGGGCCAACCTCCAGATCCATCAACAATGGTAAGTACCATAACGACCtgctctgcttcttcttcttcttcttcttgatcAGTTCCAGCTGAAATCCTGAGCTCAACCTGTTCTGTGATTAATTTACTGAAATGTTTGGTTGCGTGTGCAGGCGAACTCTGTGTCCGGAGTGGCGGTGAACGAGGAGTGCGTGAAGGCGTTCCAGGAGCTGCGGGCGGACCGCAAGCACCGGTTCGTGGTGTACAAGATGGACGACGACGCGCAGCAGGTGGTGGTGGACAAGGTGGGCGCGCTcgacgccaccttcgacgaccTGGCGGCGGCCATGCCCGCCGACGACTGCCGCTACGCCGTCTACGACCTGGACTTCGTGTCCGAGGACTCGGCCGGCGAGACCCCCCGCAGCAAGATCTTCTTCATCCACTGGTCGCCGGAGTCGGCGGACGCGAGGAACAAGATGCTGTACGCCAGCTCCACGGAGGGGCTCAAGAAGGAGCTGGACGGCGTGCAGATCGACGTGCAGGCCACCGACGCCAGCGAGCTCACCCTCGACATCCTCAAGGACTACACCACCTAAGTTAATCGATGAATCACGTACGCGCTTGGCATCGCGTTCCTGCTTGGAGTTGGATCGTGTCTTGTGGATCCAAATAATGTTTTTCCATGTGCAGCGGGGTGTGAATAATTGATGAGTGGTTTTCTTTTCGGGATTGATAATTGCGTGGTTTTTCTCTTCAAGAATGATAATTGAGTGGTTGATTTATTCCTTCTACCATTTCGTAACAACAAAAAAATATTAATTGTTTGCCAGAAAAGAAACATACAATGGCCGCAATCAGCCGTGACCTGACATTTCAAGAACATTCAGCACTTTAATGATCTATGAGATCATCGTACATAATCATCACACTAAGTTTTGAGTGTTTGATAGGCGAGTACAGAAACATCATGATTGTAAATAATCACCGCGCGTCGTCTAACGAAACGAGCTTTGGCGTTGAAGTTGTGATTAATCATCATCAGATAGATGCATGAAATTATCCATGTCAAGTGTGTTACCTAATGGGCATCTTATGGAAAACGGCGGATGTCGGCGTTGTTCATCGAACTCTAACAGGAAATGATCTAGAAATAGGACGACCACGGTTATATCATCATGGAAACGCCTGCGAGCCCCCCTCTCAGTCTTCTTGAGATGTTTGGAAAGCGCCTCAGGTTTCTTCCCCGCTTTCTGGACAGCTGCTTCTATAAGCTTTCCTGCAGCTAGCTGAATAAAACAGAAAAGGCATCGTTCAGGTCTGTAACTCTTTGGCCAACAAGGAAAAAAGCTAAACTATCCTTGCAGCTATGCTAAGTGAATCAGATGTATCCCCTCAATTTTTTTTTTTTTAATGAACTGGCATGTCAAATTGTCAGCCATGTCTTACTTTGCAGCTTCACGCCCAGCAAGTGTATGCAGAAATACTATACATATCAAGAGCATCAACAACATAAAGACATATACGGCGGGAATCCTCCTTATAAACTGGATAAAATAGCAAACAAAAAAATTAATTCTTGTATGTATCTACATGTACACACGATAGCTTACACATTTTACGTCACTACACGGCTACTTTCTCGGCCTGGATGAAGTAAGGAATGACTCAACAGCAATTTCTAGGCACTCCTAGTTTTCTTAACGCAAAGAAAAATTTCCGTGTTGTAACCATGTGCAAAAAGTTGCATAAAGTACTTTGAAGACAAAAAGATTTAATATACACCTTTGGTAGTTAATGGTATGGCCACAAAGATTCGCAAATTGGTTGATTTTAGGTAATCTTAGGCAACAGGTGAAAGCCAAGAAGCATTGTTACAGGGGTATTTGGTTAGGCTTAACTTTGGCTTTTGCACTTCGGCTTATAAGCCAAAAAAAAAAACCCACCTATTTGTGGGCTTTTGGACTTTAGCTTAAGGTGTGACTCGACAGGGGGGCTCGCAGTGACATCATCATACTGAGACACAAATAACAGATAAAAAAGGAAAAACTAAATAGAGATCTCCGCGTAAGATCTCACGAATATAGCATTGGCTGAGACAAAGTCTCAGTCCAATGAGATTTAGTAAAACTGTTTAGCTCATACCACCATGTAACGATATCCAGTTATAAGCCAAAAGCCAAATTTAAAAGCTCATAAATAAGAGCTTTTTTGGCTTCTAAACCAAAGTTAGCCCAACCAAACACCCCCTATATAAACAAGTTCAATGAAAGAAAATGCAACAGGTGAGGAGGCTTACAGTAGGCTCGTTTCTGTGAACAATCTCGATGGCTTCCTCATTGCTCAAGAATTCCCACAGACCAGCCGAGGCAAATATGATGAAGCGGTCACTTGGTTGAAATCTACGTGAGATGATAGATGGGTTGGCACTCAGTATAGGCCGGCTGAATGGTTCACCAAGTCTGAACATACTAGGTAGCGGTTCCCAGTTAAACTGCTGGTGTTTCAAGTATGCGTCACCTATTGATCTTGACACCTGCATCATCCACTGCTTAAGCACTGAACATATATGTAGCTGCAAGTAAGTTACACAAAACCAAACATTGGGATAAGAACGACCTGTATCTTGCCCTTCACACTCCAAACATTATCAATAGGCACCACAATATCTGGATCATTGGGGTGCCGAGCCCTGAGCTCCTGCCTGACACTCTCGTGACGAACATTGTGTTCATTCGTCAGCTGCTCCATAGTAATCTGCCCGCCGAAACCTACCTTTCCGAGAACAGCTCGGGAATCCCCGAGGTTGCCGACAAAGAGAGTCCGGTGGTGCACGATGCCGACAAGGCAGCATGTCCCGACGGCGGCAAGGGTCGGCTTGCCTAACCATTGCCGTGAGACAAGCTCGATGAAGCTTGCCTCTATATCAAGGAATGCCTCCCTGATGATGTCATCTGTCATGCCCCGCAAGCTATACCTGGCTCCAAATTGGAGTCTACGGACGAGATTGTCAGCAGTGAAGCGGGCCGCCTCGGGGCCACCGTGACCGTCGAAGATCCCGATGCAGGTGCCTAGGGTACGAGACGACTCTACACGACAATGGTCCTCCATCAGATTATTGGCCTGGACGGCGGCCATGCAGAGCTCACCGGCATTGCATTGTGCAAGATTGTCCCACCAGAGGAGATCATCGCGGACTTCGTAGGCGGCTTTAAAGGCGGTCCAGCCGGCTTTCACGGCACGCCTGGTCCTGGCTAACACAGAGAGGAGCGTCTGGCAACATCGCCGGTCGTGGCGTCTCCAAGGCGACCTAGGAGAGGGGCGTATCCAAGGCAACGGAGGAGAGGTGTGTCTCCGAGGCAACGCACGAGAGGAGCTCTCCTCTGCCAGAGAACGAAGCATAGAAATATACCTGCTTACAGCAACCGTTTAGCATCACACAAGAAAAACAGATTGAAGAATCAATCAATCAACACAGGGAGGAAAATTTTGTACCAGTCAGGTTGTCTGTTCCCATCTTCCCCTGTGTACTCATATTCTGAGTTTTCTTCCAGGATCTCATCTCGTTCTTCTTCTACATTCACAGCTGTTGACTCTGATGTCCTCATAATTCTATCTTTGTCAGCTTGTATTTTCCCGTCTTCCCCTGAATACTCATATTCTGAGTTTTCTTCCAGGATCTCACCTCGTTCTTCTTCTACATTCACGGCTGTTGACTCTGATGTCCCCATAATTCTATCTTTGTCAGGTTGTCTGTTCCCCTCTTCCTCTGAGCACTCATATTCTGAGTTTTCTTCCAGGATCTCACCTCTTTCTTCTTCTACAATCATGGATGTTGACTCTGATGTCCCCATAATTCTATCTTTGTCAGGTTGTCTGTTCCCATCGTCCCCTGAATACTCATATTCTGAGTTTTCTTCCAAGATCTCATCTCGTTCTTCTTCTACAATCACAGATGTTGACTCCGATGTTCCCATAATTCTATCTTTGTCAGGTTGTCTGTTCCCATCTTCCCCTGTGTACTCATATTCTGTGTTCTCTTCCAGGATCTCACCTCGTTCTTCTACAATCACGGCTGCTGGCTCTGATGTCCCCATAATTGTATATTCGTCAGTATAGAAATTCCAGTTCACCTGTTGCTTGTTGATTTTTGGATTTTTTGGATCATTAATAACAGAAATCCTTAAGGCAGACTCTGTGGCAGCAGCACCTGCACCCCAAATTTTGGCGGATATCTCTTTAAGCCCTGCCAAGTGCTCAATGCAGATAGGTGCAACAGCATGCTGCTGCACTTCCTGGGCATTGAAGACTAGCTTGAGCTTCCGAAGATTAGGCATTGCACCAGCCTCAAATTTCAGCAAAGGCTCACTGCACCTCAACTTGAAGTACTTGAGAGCTGAAAATCCGTCGTTGCCAAAGACAATTGTCTCTGCAGGCGCTGTCTGGATATACAGCGAGAGGGCAGTGAGGGAAGGCAATCCTTTAACGATATCAGTATCACTGTTTGATAGCTCTCTAACTCCTACCTTTAGGCTGCCGAGTCTGTCGAGTGTTTTAAACCACTTTGGGAGGCTAGGAAAGATGCAAATCCGCGGCAATAACTCAAGTCTCTCGAGATGGGCCAGAGCAGGGAACACATTGCTCAAGCCATCACACGAAATGCTCACACTTGAGGTATTTACAGGAGAGGAACCAGCAGATGCCAGAATCAAAGACTGGAGGTTGCTGAGTTTGTCGAGAATTGAGCCCAGGTGGTTCATGGTATCCTCCAGATGATCAACTGGCTGTGCTATAGAAAGGGTGAGATGAAGATCCTGGAGATTGGTCAGCCCGCCAAGGTCCCTCACATTAGCCTGGCTGGGAAGGCGAAGGTGCCGTAAATTCTCCAAATGACCAATATCTGATGGAACCGCAGATAGCCTTCCATCTAATTGCAGTGTCTCCAAGTATTCTAATCCTTGAATCTTGTCTGGTAAATTGATGGTGATATTGCATTCAACCATCAGATATCTCAGTCGAAATAGTTCACCGACTCTACTGAAATCAAAACTCATCTGGTCTTGATCAGCCAAAATATGAAGAATCAGAACTCGGAGAAGGCAATAATCCAGAACGGAAGGTACACATCTGGAGGGTCCACAAAATAGAAGTGATCGAACTTGGGACATTCTGATGCTTTCCGGTATCTTTGCACTTTTTGCACCTCCAAACTGGACGGACAACCGACGAACCTTGTCAGGAAGCCGTAGAGTTGATTCAAAGTAGTTCACAGCAATAATGAAATTATCCTCAACGGATTTGTACCTGATAAGATCCAGTACCATGTGGTTAGCTGTACATGACAACACCTCGCCGTCATATTTGGTGTCTACAGGTTTGATCATACCTCTTCTGACAAGCTCATTAAAGTAACCATACTCAATGCCACTGACCAAACTTTCAGCTACCCATTGCTTCACCAAATCATCCTTCCTGATAGAGTAGCCCTCTGGATACATACTAAGGTAGAGCAAGCATGCCTTCAAATGAAGTGGAAGCTCATTGTAAATAAGGATTAGAACATCTTTTATCCCTTGGGAAGTAGGATCTGTCCTCAAAGTGGACGGTAGAGAACTTTCTACCTTCTCCCATTGTTCCACTGCAGGGCTCCGCATTCTTGGCAGCAACAGGCTTGCTATATTTACAGTTGATAACGGTAAACCACCGCATTTGCTGATAATCCTATCTGCAACCACTTTGAACTCTTTAGGGCATGCACCTTCACCTTCAGAACCAAAAACATAACTGAAGAATAATTTTCGAGATTCACCATCATTAAGACGTCCCATCTTTAATATATACTCTGTCTCATAACCAGAACATGCTAATGCTACATCCTCAACTTGTGTGGTTGCCAGTATTCTGCTGCAACAATCATCATAAGGAAAAGCGCGGCTAATAATATCCCATACTGATGATGTCCATAAATCATCGACTACAATGAAGTACCTGCAAGTCATAATGAATATATTTGGTCAAGCTTACACAAAAGGAACAGGTAAAGAAACACAATCAATATGAAACTTGATTTACCTATAAAGGGAATAGATAAAAACGAGAATACATAAAACTAAGAGAAGAGTAAGTGTTGGTGTTTAACTGTTTATGCAGAAACTTCGGACTTACCTCCTAACTCTTTTTTATGAAGAGTGGACAATGTACATCTTTTTCGGGAAAGAAAGTGGACCATGTACATGAAAGCATGGGTCCATGACTTTAGGGTTTAAGTATGTGAGCATGTAAAATTAAGCCGTAGATATACATCATGTTAAAACATTGATACCTTTTGAAGCTCATGCTACTGATGATGGAATGTGACCTTTACAAGAAAGAAAAGAGCAAATTCGAGTTCTTTTTGTATATCTGTTTTCGTAAAACCACAatatgatactccctccgtcccataatataagaacgtttttgacactagtgtagtgttaaaaacattcttatattttgggacagagggagtacttactAAAGTCCAGTTTAGCCAAACAAAGTTTTCACAACGTCATGTTCTAACCGGGTAATGAATTAAAGATGTTTTACTAAAACTTCTCGAAACAGACTTTcaccccgctttatatataaagcaacgaaCTAAAGTACACGGCTGAACGGTAAAATATGGTAGGGGGGCCTCCTTACAAAGCAGATCAGAAGGTACAACACAAGCCTAGAAGAAGCCTAACACCTCGCCGAGGCCCGACCGAAGACCCCTGCTGAACGGTAAAATATGGTAGGGGGGCCTCCTTACAAAGCAGATCAGAAGGTACAACACAAGCCTAGAAGAAGCCTAACACCTCGCCGAGGCCCGACCGAAGACCCCTGTGCTCTATGACAAGGGCCCCAAGAGGGTGATGGCGCGAATCGTCTACGCTGCCGAGTCTGAGCACAGACAGAGGTTTTCACCAGGAGAGCCCTGGCACAGGGACGAGATCCACGATGTCGTCTTCAAGAAGCAGGCAACACCCTCGGGAGTCGCCGGCACCGGCGCCATAAACGCGAAGCTTTCACTAGGACACTCGCCTGCACCACCAAGAGGAGTCCCGGCCACCACCGCAACGAGGGCCAACTTGTCCACCCCAGATCTGGGCACTGCCGGAACAAACCCGAGCCTCCCGCCACTACACCCCTTGTTTCCCGCACAACCAAGAGATGAAGCCACCACCGCAACGACGGAGCCTGCCGAAAAGCCAACCGTGAAGAACGCCATCAGGGACACCGCCCCGGCATCCATGCCCCTAGGCACCGCCGACCATCCATGTCACGACCACCCAACCACAGTAGTAGGAGTGAAGGGCACCTCCTTTCAATCCTAGCCCGTCTGGGTCAGCACCTCCACTGTAGGAAGCGTCCACGCCTGTGTCCCTAGCCAATCCCGGTGGACCAGGGGGAACAACCCAGTGACTACCGACGGCCACCGCCGAGCATGCTCGAACGGCGCCATGCTCGTGGTCAGCAGCGTCGAACCGTACGACGACACAACAACGCAGGGAGAGCCAACCTCGGACCGACATCACAAAGAGGCACCAAGCACGACCAGCACAACGCGAAGGCATCCAACTCGGACCAAGTCAACCCTCTGTACCCGCGCAGCGCCGGACGTCATCCACCACCACGATCCAGATCTGCGCCGCCCACTGAAGATGCCAGCGATCGCACCGCCGCCAAACCATAGCAGCCACGCCGCCCCATCGCCTCCCACGAGCACCACACCTCCTGGACGGCGCCTGACCTGACCTACCCGAAGTGCCTGCTTTGACCTGCCTCGGGCCCAAATCCGATCCGCCCGAGCACAAGCCAAGCCCTAGGTCATCGCCACACCCGACGCACGAGCGCCGCCGACATGAACCTTGGAGAAGGGAGGCCACTACCTCACCCACACTCCGCCGTCGAGCACAAATCGCCATGCCGCGACCAGCGCCACCACCACGAGTTGCCCCCACAGTGACGACCAGCCCGGAGCACCGGAGAGCCCCAGCCGGAGGTAGCACCTGCCACCGGAGGGGAGCCCTAGCCAGGGCCAGCCACCGCCGCCGAAAGGAAGCCCCGCGCCACCCGCGTTGCCGGTGGCCAGCCAGATATGGCCGCGCAAGATCGCACCCCCAAGCCAGCCACGGGCGCGCCCCGCGCAGCCCACCACACGCCGCCCCCCAAGTGCAGTCGCGGCCGCGCAGCACACAGGAGCTCCCGCCGCTGCCACTCGTTGCTGGACCCCGCCGTCAGCGCGCCGCCAGCCCGCCTACCCGCGCGAGCCACCACCGTCCGAGGGGAGAggaagccccgccgccgccgatgcCAACCGAGCTTTGCTCGGCAGCGCGTCCCGGAGGGGGAGGAGTGGCCGAAGCCCGGCGGCGCAAGGGTTGCCCTCCCGGTCGCCCGCGGGTGCGAAGCGGGAGGGGGGGAGAGTTTCAGGTGATACCAAATGTTCAGGTGATACCAAATGTTCAGGTGATACCGTGAGACAGACTTCTGGACCGTTGGATCTAAAATCTAACGTCTCTAAGAGGCCGGTGTACCTTCACACAAAAAATACACCGGCCTCTTAGAGGCGTTCAACGGCCTAGAAGTTTGTATCACGGTAAAATTCATGTTTTACTAAAACTTACAACTCAAATGTGTTTTATTAAAATTTATCAGAAAAAGCACATTCTATCAAAATCCAATAACAATCTTACAATCCAAATAACCAACTAGGGTTTCTATTGGAGTCGTCCTTTCTTCTAGCTGAAATATGTAGAAAATTAAGGTAAATTCCTTTAGATAACCTACTATTTCCAATTCATTGACTTCCCTGCAATCCAAATGCCTGAACATCTGAAAATCCCACACAAACAAGACGAGTTTTGCTCCAGTGCAACGCAAAAGTAGTTATTAATGACAAGGGCAAATGTGTACTAATAATGTGTTCTGGTTTCGCCCCTTATCCTAATTACAATCTCTTCTAAATTTTGGTCCCATCGAAAATCTGCATTAgtttaatatatatatatatatcctagATTTCTTACTTCTATTCACATCTGAATCAGGAATTCATTATAAATCCATGTTTGTTCATAAAACTAACACATGGATCAAATCAACCTGGTCGATGTATCCTAATATGTGAATGTTCCTAATCCCTAATTCCCTATACATTATTGCGACCAGACAAGACTGATTTTCTTTGCGTAGAGGCACCCAATCCTCTTCCTCAAATCAAGAGACATTGAGCACGACTTCCATCATGGAAGCATGACACGTGCATCCTGATATGGATCTGATCGATGCTAGAACCATTGCAATACATTCTTTTTAATAAAGCATGGCACTAATTTCATCTTTGACTGTTTGGCATGAGAAAATAGGGAATTATACGCGGGATAAGGTAGGAAAACCGGATTCAAATAACATGTACAGAtttatcatttcccatcaataactATTTTTTTGCTTTGACGCTACTAAACTTCTGTAGCGGTTGTACGAAAGCAAGATACATGTGTTTTTTAATGCATTTCCAGCAATCCAAACAGTCCTGGCCTAAACATACCATTTTGTTTTCCAAACAATAGGGATATAAGTACCTTTTTCCTTGAAGATGTTTGATGATGCTGTGAATAAGGTCCTGTGCATCAGTAAAGGAATGAGTCTGTGGTGCTTTAATTTGTGAGAGGATGCTGGTGAGAAGCCACCTCATATCGGCATTTCGGGACACCCGTACAAAAGCCCGGCACTGGAATTTCCCTCCATGCTGATGATATATTGTTCTGGCAACCATCGTTTTTCCAACTCCTGCAGATCCAAGGATAGGTAACACCTTGAGCTGTTTCTGGTTGTCGTCGCCGAAAGCAAGCAAGTTAACAAGCTTCTTCATGGGTTCCATCTGCACAGCCAACACCGGCAGGTCGAGGGGCAGTTCAGGCGTGTGGCAGCTGATACCGGCTTGTACTCTTTGAGATCTGATGATGACGGCCGTCTCCAGAGCAAACCGGAAATTTTGGCATCTTTTTTTCGCATCATCCACACGGGCCATTAACTGTGAGAAATCTTGTGCAATCTGGGGCAGGCGCTGCTTCCTAATTCCAAATATGGTACCAAGGGGGGCGCTTCTGCCGACAACGACGCCGTCACCGGACTGCATAACCTCGTCGAAGAAGTCCTCCGTGTCGTAAGCAAGTTCTCGGACCTCCTTGATCCACCATTTCGGCGCGAAGCTAGGGTTGTCCACATCTGCCTCCGGCGCATTCTTGAGGTGGTTGTACAATCGTTCCAGCCCTTCTCTGAGAAGCCGGATCCCGTTCGCACTAAGCCCCTCTGGCAGACGGTGGTCGGAAGCCTGGAATGAATGGAGTCGCCGGAGGAGGCGACCCATGGGGCCGAGCGAAACAGTGATGGGGTGCTCTACATCCACCTCAACTGCAAGCGAAGCGGAATCTGAATCAGgatcctcctccgtcctcccgAGCGAAACAGTGATGGGGTACTCTGTATCCACCTCAAGCGAAGCGGAATCAGGGTCGTCCTCCATCCGCACCTGAAGAATGCACAAGATAATCTGTGTCTGATTAATGGTTTCCATGGATAAGAAGATCGAAAAGCACGACAAAACATGCCAAGCGCGAGGGGAAAATTTACCAGGAAAATGTCCCGTGGTTGGCGTGGGGAAGCAACACAACTCACCCTACGCATCTGCTACGGCTTTCTAAGATATATATACTCCCTCTCATTCTGAACAAAAAAATGCTCCCCCTCTTttaatttattttatattttactACGGTTTATCTCGGCGAACTCAATACATTTGCTACACAGgttaagagcaactccaacatgGATCACCGAATCGGACACACAAAATGTCCACGGACACGTCCGTGCATACCGATAGGGGGGCCGGTCATCCAACCATATTTCAAATATGTGTCCCTTGTCCAATGAAAAAGGAGAGAGAGAAGGGAGGAGGAGAAAAGGTGGGTTTGTGGTGGGGTCCAGGTTGAGTTGGCGTATCCAACCTCCCACAAGTTTAGGCGTAATTTGTCGGATTTCAGACATCTAGACGCATTCGCGAACCCTTGACAAACGGCGTTGGATGGCAAAGAAAGGTCCAGACAGCTCGATCGGGATGTTTACGGAAGGTTTGGTGATCCGCATTGGAGTTGTCCTAATGGGGCACAAAATAAAAGCCAACCAGAGGCTCTCATTTGCCCCTTCCTTCTCGCTCGTCCATCCTTCTAAGAGCCACCTCGTCTCGCCTGGCTCTCCTCTCATATTCCTCAGCCTGTGTTGCCGTCCAAAGTGGGGAAGGGAGGGGATCTAGGGTTGCTCTTGTACATAGTATGGGTAGGGTAGTCTTCGGCCTTTGTGCTAGTGTTCGGCTTTATGTCGTTGTCTAGCATTATTTCATTGGGTCCACAGTTATGGTCACTTGCAAGCAGCGTGTGCTGGTTAGTGGAGTCACCTTCTTACGGCTCTTTGCTACTCGTGATGGAGTTGTTGGATTTCCCCAGAGAGGAAGGGTGAAGCAGTATAGTAGCAGACAGTATTTTCCCTTAaataagaaccaaggttatcgaaccaaaaGGAGGCACCACACTAGCAACATGAACAATACCTGCACACAGACACAACAATTGCTTGCACCCAACAAAGGGAAGAAGTTCATCACTCCCCTTGTTCTTGCCAGTTGCAAGATTAAAACTGATAGTGATAGGcaaaagaaaaaagcaaaaagtAAGTAAAAGAAAACGCGTAAAGCAATTGCAGGATTCTTAACATTAATGGAGAATGAACCCGGAGGCcataggttcactagaggcatctctcCCCTAAGCATAGGAATGGTGGGTaaataaattactgttgggcaattgacagaattgtGCATAGTTAATTATGATGATCATCCAAGGCATAATCAATATATAGACATTGCGTCTCTGACAAGTGGAGCGTTAAACcaactgcatctactactattacttcaccaaagacagctatccagcatgcatctcaaagtattaagtcatgacaaacagagtaacgctttaagcaagatgacatgatgtagacaaagtaagaTCAATTAATATGACCGAACCCCGTCGTTTTATCCTTgatagcaacaatacaaatacgtgcatTTGCCccgttggaaatatgccctaaaggcaataatattgtattattgtattttcattttcataattaatagtttacattttgtcggtgttctgggaacgggggtacccaaacttgtctgcctgcggcccacagcgtggctccattgacggcctggtacggcccagcttcagcatcaacaaactcaagaccctcgcgaggggccaagcttcgcgaggcggacgacaccaagacctccacgaggggcggcctccccaggctggcCCCCGAGGAGCGGAGATCCCTATGCAAGGCTCACCTCATGAGGTCTagatgatgtgagccatgacgaccaaggccaggcgggcgccagtgggcgcaatgtaccagtttcctctttggtgctaaggaagcaagcgcaggcgcggagtcccgaggaatcagccaaaggtttccattccggtgcaacaagaccaagaccgccaggacggcaggacggaggtcatcgccgagccaccacggcgtcacgaccagaagcttttgcaggcgaagactacttttgtcaggacagcatgtactagctgtccccctttgaatttggccgttgtgggatcccttcccgcctacatttgggaagaggaccaaagccactataaataggacttagccaccaccatagaaggggacggatcattcagatcatcctcacacccaccagctcatcgagcccaagaacacctctcctcctgaggttgttctcccaccgtactagttcatcctcagcccctcgagcccaatccaccacaaagcaggaatagggtcttacaccgcaaggtggcccgaacctgggtaaactgttgtgtctctCTTCTATTCAGTTCGTCGAGCTAAGCCGTGGAATTAGCGAGCAGACAGACTGGGGAGGACGTGTTCTTCgcatgcaccccagagttcgaacctctcaagggtctgcggaacccgaaatccgacatttggcgcgccaggtaggggtgcgtcggagcctcaCTTCCGTCGGTCGACCCGCCACCGCTCCACCACCTCCATGGCTGACGCTCGTTGGGCTCGTGCTGAGCGACGGGCCGCTCTTgtcgcccgcgtcgctcagacagcGCCGGCGGGTGAGGGCTATCCTCGCCGCCCCCCGTCTCCAGCGGCGAACGCCACCTTGCCCGGCGGGGCACGAACAGCAAGCTTCGtcgctgcacccctctgtgcg
This genomic window contains:
- the LOC109784250 gene encoding disease resistance protein RGA5 isoform X3; the protein is MEDDPDSASLEVDTEYPITVSLGRTEEDPDSDSASLAVEVDVEHPITVSLGPMGRLLRRLHSFQASDHRLPEGLSANGIRLLREGLERLYNHLKNAPEADVDNPSFAPKWWIKEVRELAYDTEDFFDEVMQSGDGVVVGRSAPLGTIFGIRKQRLPQIAQDFSQLMARVDDAKKRCQNFRFALETAVIIRSQRVQAGISCHTPELPLDLPVLAVQMEPMKKLVNLLAFGDDNQKQLKVLPILGSAGVGKTMVARTIYHQHGGKFQCRAFVRVSRNADMRWLLTSILSQIKAPQTHSFTDAQDLIHSIIKHLQGKRYFIVVDDLWTSSVWDIISRAFPYDDCCSRILATTQVEDVALACSGYETEYILKMGRLNDGESRKLFFSYVFGSEGEGACPKEFKVVADRIISKCGGLPLSTVNIASLLLPRMRSPAVEQWEKVESSLPSTLRTDPTSQGIKDVLILIYNELPLHLKACLLYLSMYPEGYSIRKDDLVKQWVAESLVSGIEYGYFNELVRRGMIKPVDTKYDGEVLSCTANHMVLDLIRYKSVEDNFIIAVNYFESTLRLPDKVRRLSVQFGGAKSAKIPESIRMSQVRSLLFCGPSRCVPSVLDYCLLRVLILHILADQDQMSFDFSRVGELFRLRYLMVECNITINLPDKIQGLEYLETLQLDGRLSAVPSDIGHLENLRHLRLPSQANVRDLGGLTNLQDLHLTLSIAQPVDHLEDTMNHLGSILDKLSNLQSLILASAGSSPVNTSSVSISCDGLSNVFPALAHLERLELLPRICIFPSLPKWFKTLDRLGSLKVGVRELSNSDTDIVKGLPSLTALSLYIQTAPAETIVFGNDGFSALKYFKLRCSEPLLKFEAGAMPNLRKLKLVFNAQEVQQHAVAPICIEHLAGLKEISAKIWGAGAAATESALRISVINDPKNPKINKQQVNWNFYTDEYTIMGTSEPAAVIVEERGEILEENTEYEYTGEDGNRQPDKDRIMGTSESTSVIVEEERDEILEENSEYEYSGDDGNRQPDKDRIMGTSESTSMIVEEERGEILEENSEYECSEEEGNRQPDKDRIMGTSESTAVNVEEERGEILEENSEYEYSGEDGKIQADKDRIMRTSESTAVNVEEERDEILEENSEYEYTGEDGNRQPDWYISMLRSLAEESSSRALPRRHTSPPLPWIRPSPRSPWRRHDRRCCQTLLSVLARTRRAVKAGWTAFKAAYEVRDDLLWWDNLAQCNAGELCMAAVQANNLMEDHCRVESSRTLGTCIGIFDGHGGPEAARFTADNLVRRLQFGARYSLRGMTDDIIREAFLDIEASFIELVSRQWLGKPTLAAVGTCCLVGIVHHRTLFVGNLGDSRAVLGKVGFGGQITMEQLTNEHNVRHESVRQELRARHPNDPDIVVPIDNVWSVKGKIQVSRSIGDAYLKHQQFNWEPLPSMFRLGEPFSRPILSANPSIISRRFQPSDRFIIFASAGLWEFLSNEEAIEIVHRNEPTLAAGKLIEAAVQKAGKKPEALSKHLKKTERGARRRFHDDITVVVLFLDHFLLEFDEQRRHPPFSIRCPLGNTLDMDNFMHLSDDD